GATAACCGGACAGAAACTTCAGATCGACTTCACTCAGCGGAATCGGTTTCTGCTTGCGGTACCAGTCCAGAAACTGAACGATGTCGGAGCGATAAGCGGAGACCGTATTCAAGGCCATGCCACATTCTGCCTCCAGATAATTCAAAAACGGTTCCAGATGGACCCCGGGGTCTGCCGGTTTGCGGGCCTGAAATTTTGAATTTGCCGGTGGTCGTTTACGGGGAGGCATACAAAACCTTAAATCGAGTGATCGTGAACCGGTCCCGTTTTCTCTATCAAACAGAACTGGGCTTGCGCATCGATGCGGGTAGTTAACAGCATCATAGACAAGTCCTGCAGGAACCAATCCGTCTTATCGGTAAGAAGCGTTGATTGCCTTGAATGTGAGGCGGGTTAGCGCAGTCCCAACGGTTGTAGGGGACAGTGAGCGGCGATGAAGGTCTGGCTTTCGTCGGCATCATCAAACAGGACGTCGAGCGTTCGCTTGCGGGCATAGCCGCTGATACCCATAACAGTCCCTACACCATAACGCGGATGCCTGACGCGCATTCCCACAGAAAACCCTTGTGGGATGTCGGCGGCCTCCGGCGTCTGTTTCAACAGGTCGGCCCCCGTCATCAACAGCGGGCGTTTGGGTGTTGCTGCTTTTAAGGCTTCGGTATCGACTTCGCCGCGTTTGATGGACTCGACAAATTCATCGAAGTGCGATTTCGTTTCGAACATGTTGTCTGTCTGGTCTTTGACATCGACGTCGATCTCTTTCAAAAAATCGCTAGTAATGGTTCGCCAGGGACGGCCTCTGAGAGAACGCTCGCGCGTCTGTGTTAAATATAAACATTGTTCGGCCCGCGTGATGCCCACGAAAAACAGCCGCCGCTCTTCTTCCAGGCCATCGCGAAATTCTTCACGCAAAACGCGTTCGTGCGGAATTAGATTTTGTTCCACTCCCACGATAAAGACGACCGGGTATTCCAGACCTTTAGCCGCGTGCAAGGTCATTAATGTGACGCGGCCGGCATTCGAGTCTAACTGGTCGGTGGCACTCGCCAGAGTACTGGCTTCCAGGAAGCCTTCCAGATTCGTTTCTTCGCCGAAAATTTCATCATATTTCCGAGCGGTTGAGAGTAATTCATTCACGTTGGAGATGCGTTGCTGATCCTCTTCGTCAGGGCTTTCTTTCCAGCTGTCGATCAGGCGCGTACTATCGATGACGGCTTCCATTAAATGCCCCACCGAACCGGAGTCGGCCATGGAAAAACCAGAGATCATTTTTGCAAACCGGGCGACCATATTTGAGGCACGTTTAGAAAGCGCGGGGCAGTCCTTCGCCTGATGGGCGGCTTCCAGCAAGCTGGTGCCGCGTTCTTCGGCCCAGCGAATCAGCTTGTTTTGGGTGGCTTTGCCGATTCCCCGCAGTGGTTTATTCACAATCCGGGAAAACGCGACGCGGTCGTCAGGATTGTTGATCAATTTCAGATAGGACAGCAGGTCTTTGACTTCGGTCCGCTCATAAAAGGCCACACTGCCGGCCAGTTGATACGGGATTTTATGGCGTGCCAGAGCCAGTTCCAGTTCTCGGGAAAGCGAATTCACACGGTAGAAAACGGCGAAGTCATTAAAATCATAATCGCCTCGATCGACGGCGTTTCGAATATGGAGGGCAATCTCGTTGGCTTCCTGCCGTTCGTCACTGAAGCAGAGCAGTTCAACGGGACAACCTTCTTGATTTTCGGTAAACAGCGTTTTCGGTTTGCGTCTCTGGTTATGTGAAATCAGATCGTCGGCGACTCTCAAGATGGCTTTCGTGCTGCGAAAGTTTTGTTCCAGGCGAATGGTTTTGCAGTCCGGAAAATCGCGTTCAAACTGCAGGATGTTTTCTATTTTTGCACCACGCCAGCCATAGATCGACTGATCGGGGTCGCCGGTCACGCACAGATTACGCGTGTTCAAGGAAAGTCCCATTACAATTTGATACTGTGCCAGATTCGTATCCTGATATTCATCAACGAGAATATATTGATAGCGTTCATCCAGCGTTGCCCGGAGTTCAGGTGACCCTTTCAGGAGGCTGGCGACGTGTAATAACAGATCGTCAAAGTCGACGGCATTCGATTCGAGTAACAGCTTCTGATAAACCGGATAGACGCGTGCCGCGACTGCCTGCAGATGATCGCCTATCGATTCCTGAAACGCTTCGACAAATCGTTCTGCTGTGATCAGGTCATTCTTGGCACGGCTGATCATGGAGGCGATGGTTGACGGATTATAGGCGACGGTATCGATATCCAATTCATTCAGAACGTAGCGAATCAACTGATGCTGGTCCGTCGTGTCAAAAATCGAGAAGTTGCTATCCAGGCCGACGGTGTTTCCGTAGCGTCTCAGAATCCGCACACAGAATTTGTGAAAGGTCGAAATTTCCACGCGTGAATCTGGGATCAACTGGCGGACCCGCTCGCCCATTTCGTCCGAAGCTTTGTTGGTGAAGGTAATTCCTAAGATTTGATGTTGAGGAATCCCTGCGTGAATCAGCGAGGCAATCCGGTGGGTAATCACACGTGTTTTGCCGGAGCCGGGACCAGCCAGGACCAGTAAGGGGCCTTGATGATGTGAGACCGCCGCATACTGCGGAGGCGTCAGGACCTGCTGAAAATCCAAGTGAAATTCCTTTTCTGTCGTTGAATTGGATTCAATTTGCTCAAATCACCAATGTACGCTGCCTGCTCGGAAATTCCAAATCGAACCAGCAATAATTCACTCCGGTTTGAAACAGAACCAATGGCAAATTGATCCTCAATTTGAGTATGAGGTGAAATGCGCCTTGAAAAATACGACTCAGCTTTGATAATAGTGGACAATTGTGTGTTTTGGTAATGTTGCGAACTCAAGTTGCTTTGGTTGATTGCACAAAATTTGTGGGTCCACTAGACTGCGCAGAGGTGGTGTTATGATGTGTCTGGATTTCTTGCAATGATAATTTCGACGTTTCGACTTTAACGAAATAAGAGATTGGAGTGTTTGCTTAGAATGTTCGGCCTGAAATATCACGACTAAAACTGACAAAATATCTGCATCAGACGAGATTATTTTCGGAACCTGCTTATAGACAGGGTTTTGCAGATTGTGATGCATGAATAGTTAAATGGTCGAGGGATGTCTGAATTCAACGCACATTCCTTGCCTGTAAATGACGATAAATTATTTTACAACGGTCGTTTCCACGACTACGAATTGTAATGCGGGCCAGACTTGTCCTGTGTTCTCGTAAACGATGGACACCGTTTTTCGAATCCCCTTGTCGACGGAGTGCGATCAGACATGCTTCTAAAGGACCCAAATCCATCCAGAAAAAACCAAAAATATTTTGGTATGGTCAGCTTAGCAGTTTTAGGTATTGCCAGCCTGGCGTTGGTAGTGACAACGACAATGGCTGTCGAAGACAAAAAGCCAGAAAAGGCAGATGTCGGCTTACAAGGCATTTTGCCAGTTGAAGTTCCTGAAGATCTTTCAGAGTTTCCTGAAGGCCTGGAAGGGAAGTGGGACAAGTGGGCAGATCAGGTTTCTGAACTGCTGGGTAAACTGTATGAATCAGATTTGAATCTGGCTCAGCAGAAACAGACACTGGCTGCACTGCAGGCAAAAGTCAAAGAAGCAGACGGCCAAGCCGCACTCGCCGAATACAGCAGCCGTCTCGAACGACGGATTGAAGTTGCGGATGCAGTTCTGCAAACACTGAATCTGGATCTGGGAGCCATCAAAGCCGCTCAGATGAAGCAAAAACAGAATCAGCTAGCAGCTGCTACCAAAGCACTCAAGAAATATCTGGGCACTCTGCAGAATGGCGAAGGCTGGGTCGATTACCTGCAGTTGAACGATCTCCAGAAAGAATTAAAAAATAGCTACTCCGAAGTTGAATTACTTGATCTGTTGAAATCGCTGAAAAGCAAATTCGAAGAGCGTGGTGCTTTGAAAGATGCAGAACAGAGAAAGTTCTTCAATCGGAAGCAGTTCAAAGGTCTGGAAAAAGCCACTAAAGCATTCTTAGCTGAAGCAAACGGCGGTGCTGCCAAGATCAATATGGGTAATGTTCGTAAGCAACTAACGGCTCTGGTTGAAAACCTGGAAGAATACGAGGCGACTCAAAGCAGCAAAAATGCCTTTGAAGCACGTAAAGCGTATGCCATGTTACGGCAGGAACTCGAAGGCGGACTGGGTGCGTTAACCACCGCACTGCGAAATAATTACTTTAACTACAACCTGCGAGTCATGGTGGCAGAAGACTTCATCAACCGCCTGATCAGCGATAGCACCTGTGAAAAAGGTCCTGTTGTCGATTGCATTCTGGGGGCGTATGTCACCGGAAACCAGGCAACGACCACAGAAGTCGGCGTTGATTTCAAACCCAGTGATTCTACACTTCGCTTTGATTTATCACTGGCTGGTATTACTAACAGTGAAACATCCGGTACAACAAATCAGGCTGTGATTTATACTTCAGGTCATCATCAAATCTGGGGTGGTAAAGAGATCAACTTCGACGGCGATACTTTTACGACTCAGCCCGCCTGGGTTCAGGTCGATGCGAACAATACCACCGTGGGAGCCAGCACTAAACTGGATGGCATTCCGCTGCTGGCAAGCCTCGGACGCAGCATGGCTTACCGTCGTACCGAAGAATTACGCGGCGAAGCAGAAGCAATTGCCGCTCAGCGTGTTCGCGATCGGGTTCGTCCTCGCTTCGATGACGAAGTCGATGAACGAATCACACGTGCCAACGAAGAAGTCGGTGGCAAATTCAATAAGCGTCTGCGAGATAATGGCCTGTTCCCGTCGGCTCGCAGCTATGCGTCAACTGACAGCCATCTTTATGTTCGAACTCGATTGATGGACACCGGTGAATTGGCCGCCAACTCACCACCACTTACAATTAGCTCCGATGAAAGCGTCGTGATTCAATTACACGAGTCTGTGATGAATAACAGCATCTCACGGATGGCTTTGGAAGGACGCAAAATTTCGGATCAGGATCTGATCACCGAATTTGAAAAATCGTTTACCGATATTTTTGATCGGAAAGTCAAACTGGAACGACCTCCCGTTGATCCAGATAAAGGACCGAATATTCTCGCATTCGATGAAAAAGATCCCATTCGGATTCAAATCATTGACAATACTCTGAATATCATCCTGCGTTGCGGTTTCGAACAAAAAGGCGAAACAGCAGTGCCCACTCAGATCATTACGGTTCCTCTGCACTTCAAAGTCGAAGGGGGCAAGATCCACATCACTCGCGGAGACGTCAAGTCATCTCCCGTTGTGCGGCCTGAGCGTATTGCTGCTCAAATTGCCCGCGCTGGTGTGGTCCGTAACAAAATGGAAAAAGCATTTCCTGATCGTGTTGAAGATTCTCAGGTCAAAGCCAAACTGGAAAACCGAACCGTGTACTTGAACATTACCGGTATTGAAACCAAAGATGGCTGGTTGACTCTGACTGTCGGAAATGACTTAACGGTCGAGAAAAATGAAGAAGTGCCACCTGCTGTGGAAGTACCGCCTGCGGTAGAAGAGAAAACAGCAGCAAAATAATCTCAGCACTTGAGCTGACAAATAGGACTCAAAGAGGCGAATCGTTTGATTCGCCTCTTTTTTTGCGTAGACTGATCTCCGCGTCCCAGCAGATTGGTCTTGGTCAATCGGAAAGATCAAACATACAATGCCCCTGGTGAAAACGCGTTCCGAATACTGCGGTGCCCGTTTGCCGATTCTTCGTCTGGCACTTTCTACAGGGAACGGAACATGAAGAAGATAAACAGAACGGCTTCCGTCGCCCTGTCATGTATCTGGGATGTTGTATTGCTGACTCGAACATACAGACGTCTTGCCGGGATGTGCTTACTGGCGGTAACGTTCCTCATGGGGACGCCCCATATTGTCTCTGCCGCGAACGAGTTCGATGGGTTTCTCCATATTGTTCGCGTGTGTGATCGTGTTCCCGAGTTACCTCCGTCTCGAAATCAACTCTCAAAAGAAAAGCAACAGGAGTTCGAGGCTGTCTGGACTCAAGTGGTCGTCGCCGGGGAAAAGCTGGAATCGCTCTGGGAACAGGAAGTAAAAAATGATCCACTCATGCGACGTGCTTTGAAAGCCTGTGATCGACATATTCAATTAGAAATGCAGTACAACAATCTGAGTCATCAGCTCATAGCGGAATACGGGGCAAAGAAATTTCGTGAGATGGAAACAAAGTGGGCAAGCTGGTCGAAAACACAGGCGAATGACTGGCTCGATCTGGAAGATCAAGACTTAATCCGATTGTCGATCTGGGTGTTATCATATGGTGGTGACCAAAGTTGGCTGAAGCGAGAACCACTGTCCCGGTTTGCGAATCCGTTTTCCGAGTCTGACGATAACCGAAACAGGAATCAGAAGGATGAGCGCCGTCGGAAAGGGAAACTTTCAGCGTCGGCTCAGAATCCATCTGAAAAGTTGAGTGAGGCAGAGGTGATCGAAGTCTACAAAGCGGGCATCCGGTGGCTGAGGCAGCAGAACAGGAACAAAGTGGTTCCTGAAATACCCGTCCGTATGCAGCAGTATTTGAAATTACGTGCCGAGGCTGATTATCTGTTCGAAGCAGGGGAAACGTATTTAAGAATGACGCCGCGACCCAAAGTGGAAGCAGCAAAGCAGGAATTCACGAGCTTAGTCAAAAAAGCAGCTACTATCCGACCCGACCTGAATGAGGCACTGATGAAAGCCCATCAGGCTAAACAACAACAGAATCAGTAATCGATGTCGTCTGCTTCGATGGCCTCCTGCATGATCAGATCGTACCGCAGGCTGGCATCTTTTCCGAACAGTTGGGCGAACGTGTTATCCGCTTCCAGCTGGCTGTCGATATCAACCTTCAACAGCACACGGTGTTTGGGGTCCAGCGTCGTTTCTTTCAACTCACTGGCGGTCATCTCACCCAGACCTTTGAAGCGACCAATTTCAAACTTGCGATTGGCCCCCAGAGATTCCACGATTTCTTCTTTCTGAACATCGTCCTGTGCATAATGTTTTTCGTTGCCGACCTTAATGCAATACAAAGGGGGCTGTGCCAGAAAGAGTTTCCCCTGACGAATCAGTTCCCGCATATGCCGGAAGAAAAACGTGAGCAGTAACGTGCTGATGTGATAGCCGTCACTGTCGGCATCCATCAGCAGGATGATCCGGTTGTAACGCAGATTCATGATCTCAAAGTTGGGGCCGATGCCTGTTCCCAGTGTCTCCACCAGGTCCTTGATTTCCTGATTCCCCATGATTTTGGAAATCGCCAGCGATTCAGTATTCAGCACTTTTCCGCGTAGCGGTAACACCGCTTGAATACGGCTGTCGCGCCCCATTGCCGCGGTTCCGCCGGCTGATAAACCTTCCACCAGAAACAATTCGGATTCTTCCGGCTTGTTAGAACGACAATCCAGCAGCTTGCCTGGCAGGGTTGATTTTCGGTTCGTGACCGTTTTGCGGCGGACTTCTTTTTGCGCATCGCGACTGGCCGCCCGGGCACGTGCCGCTAATACAATCCGGCCGACCACCGCATCGGCGATGCTCGGGTTGTTATTCAACCAGGTTTCCAACAGCGGACGCACAATGCCTTCCACAAAGCTGCTGACTTCGGGGTTATTCAGCTTTTCTTTGGTCTGCCCCTGGAACATGGGGTCGTTATGAAATACCGAAATCAGACACAATACGCCTTCGCGGATATCGTCTGTGGAAATCGAAAGGCCTTTGTGCTTGATGTTATGCACGTCCATATAATTTTTGACGGCCTTGGCAATTCCGGAACGCAGACCACTTTCGTGGGTTCCCCCGGCATGAGTCCGAATCCCGTTCACATAACTGCGAACCTGCTCATCGGTCGCATCGGTCCAGCGCATGACCATCTCAACGCGGATATTCTTATCTTCCTTCTCTGCGAAAAACAGTTGTTCGTGAACCGGTTTTTTCTGTTGTTCCTGTGTCAGTTTTTCCAGGTAACCACGAATCCCTTCCGGGTGAGACAGTTCGTGTGTCTCTTTTTTGACCTCATCCCGAAACGTGATCTTCAACCCGCCATGAATAAACGCCACGTCTTCCAGATGCTGGCGAATCGTATCGGCATTGAAGTGGACCCGCCGGAAAATATCGTCGTCCGGGCGGAAGTAAATTTCGGTGCCGTGTCCGCGGAACGGTTTTACCTTTTTTACGGGCGTCGTGGGACGGCCTTTTTTGTAACGCTGCACATATTGATGCCCGTCGCGGACCACGGTGGCAACCATCTCCGAAGAAAGCGCATTGACGACAGAAGAACCAACACCGTGCAAACCGCCACTGCGTGCGTAGTTTTTATCGGAAAACTTTCCCCCGGCATGCAGGGTGGTCAGGATCAGTTCCAACGCCGACTTTTTGGTTTTGGGATGTTTGTCAACGGGAATCCCGCGTCCGTTATCTTTCACACTGCACGAGGCACCATCTTTATGCAGGGTGACGACAATCGTATCGGCTTCCTTCGCCAGATATTCATCGACCGAGTTATCAACGACTTCCCAGAGCAGATGATGCAGGCCGCGGATATCAACTCCCCCAATATACATGGAGGGGCGTCTGCGGACGGCTTCCAGTCCTTCCAGGACTTCGATGTCTTTGGCGGAGTATTTTTTTGCGTTAGAAGATTTTGCTGCAGTTGCCATAATCGTTGTGATGAATTTCTCTAAATAAGCGTCGAACTGAAATGTAACTTAATTATATGTGACTGTAATGAGCGCGGGAAGTTGAGATACGATCAGTCTCACCTTAATCCTCTCCCAGTTCGTCCCAGTCCACTACTTCAATCGGTGGATACAGAATTTCGGCAAAGCCACTTCTCTGACTGGTTTTAACCCCTTTCCCGCCACGAGACGTTACGCCGTATTTCATTTGCCCAAAGGTCATTTTCTTACCGGCTGTGTTAATCACCCGCAGACAGTCACTCGGACGCGTCAATTGCAACGCTCCCATGACCTGATCCCCTTTTTCCAGCTTGATTCCTTTGACCCCTTTACCGGGATTCGAAAGCAGAGCCGCCTCTTCAATTTCACAATGCAAAACGCGGGCGTCTTTTGTGGCGATGAACATCGTTTCGGCATCTTCGACCAGGCCAGCATAGACGACACGATCATCTTTCCCCAGACGACAGTATTTACGGCCTGCTTTGGTAGACGCAGTGCGGAATAGACTGAAGGAGATTCGCATGATCTGCCCTTTTTCCGTCACGATTAACACATGAGGCGTGGGGATCGGTTTTTTGCGAGTTGCTTTGTCTTCGGGGGTGAAGCGGCTGTCCGTTGTAATGGCGGCCACCAGCTGTGCCCCATCACCCATCCGGGCATGCTTGGAAAGTGGTTCACCATATCCGGAGGAGACAGGCACCTGCTCGATCGGCAGCGTATATGCCACCCCATCACTTGAGAAAAAGACAACATGGTCGAGCGTGCTTCCCGCCGCCACGTCTAAGACGCTGTCTCCTTCACGCGTACGGGTTTTGTCGAGCTCCCGGGTTTCCCCTTTGGTTTTCAAGCGGCCCACACGTTTGATCCAGCCCTCTCGGGTTACGACCACGTTGGTATTTTCGCGAACAATATAAGCCTGTGGGTCGAATTCGGTTATTTCATCTGAGGAACCAAGCTTCGTCTGGCGCTTCTCGGGGAATTCAGCCGCCAGTTCGGTCAGCTCTTTTTCCACCACTTTCCAGAGGCGTTTGTCGGATGCCAGAATGCGACGGATGCGATTTGCTTCTGCCTGTTTTTCTTCCAGCTCTTCGCGAATCGTATTAATTTCCAGTTTCGAAATGCGATACAGCTGTAGCTCAAGAATCGCCATCGTCTGAATTTCATCCAGCGGGAAGTTGGCCATCAATTTCTTGGCGGCATCCTGTTTCCCGCTACTGGCACGAATTAACTTCAGCGCCTTATCCAGGTCATTAAAGATAATCGCAAAACCTTCGAGGATATGAATCCGCCGTTCGAGCAGTTCCAGTTGATATTCAAACCGGCGACGGACC
This genomic interval from Gimesia alba contains the following:
- a CDS encoding ATP-dependent helicase, with translation MDFQQVLTPPQYAAVSHHQGPLLVLAGPGSGKTRVITHRIASLIHAGIPQHQILGITFTNKASDEMGERVRQLIPDSRVEISTFHKFCVRILRRYGNTVGLDSNFSIFDTTDQHQLIRYVLNELDIDTVAYNPSTIASMISRAKNDLITAERFVEAFQESIGDHLQAVAARVYPVYQKLLLESNAVDFDDLLLHVASLLKGSPELRATLDERYQYILVDEYQDTNLAQYQIVMGLSLNTRNLCVTGDPDQSIYGWRGAKIENILQFERDFPDCKTIRLEQNFRSTKAILRVADDLISHNQRRKPKTLFTENQEGCPVELLCFSDERQEANEIALHIRNAVDRGDYDFNDFAVFYRVNSLSRELELALARHKIPYQLAGSVAFYERTEVKDLLSYLKLINNPDDRVAFSRIVNKPLRGIGKATQNKLIRWAEERGTSLLEAAHQAKDCPALSKRASNMVARFAKMISGFSMADSGSVGHLMEAVIDSTRLIDSWKESPDEEDQQRISNVNELLSTARKYDEIFGEETNLEGFLEASTLASATDQLDSNAGRVTLMTLHAAKGLEYPVVFIVGVEQNLIPHERVLREEFRDGLEEERRLFFVGITRAEQCLYLTQTRERSLRGRPWRTITSDFLKEIDVDVKDQTDNMFETKSHFDEFVESIKRGEVDTEALKAATPKRPLLMTGADLLKQTPEAADIPQGFSVGMRVRHPRYGVGTVMGISGYARKRTLDVLFDDADESQTFIAAHCPLQPLGLR
- a CDS encoding DNA gyrase/topoisomerase IV subunit B, with protein sequence MATAAKSSNAKKYSAKDIEVLEGLEAVRRRPSMYIGGVDIRGLHHLLWEVVDNSVDEYLAKEADTIVVTLHKDGASCSVKDNGRGIPVDKHPKTKKSALELILTTLHAGGKFSDKNYARSGGLHGVGSSVVNALSSEMVATVVRDGHQYVQRYKKGRPTTPVKKVKPFRGHGTEIYFRPDDDIFRRVHFNADTIRQHLEDVAFIHGGLKITFRDEVKKETHELSHPEGIRGYLEKLTQEQQKKPVHEQLFFAEKEDKNIRVEMVMRWTDATDEQVRSYVNGIRTHAGGTHESGLRSGIAKAVKNYMDVHNIKHKGLSISTDDIREGVLCLISVFHNDPMFQGQTKEKLNNPEVSSFVEGIVRPLLETWLNNNPSIADAVVGRIVLAARARAASRDAQKEVRRKTVTNRKSTLPGKLLDCRSNKPEESELFLVEGLSAGGTAAMGRDSRIQAVLPLRGKVLNTESLAISKIMGNQEIKDLVETLGTGIGPNFEIMNLRYNRIILLMDADSDGYHISTLLLTFFFRHMRELIRQGKLFLAQPPLYCIKVGNEKHYAQDDVQKEEIVESLGANRKFEIGRFKGLGEMTASELKETTLDPKHRVLLKVDIDSQLEADNTFAQLFGKDASLRYDLIMQEAIEADDIDY
- a CDS encoding DNA gyrase/topoisomerase IV subunit A; protein product: MAKRKSANKGKASNTNGQAVSETDRIEYVPISEETRRRYLNYAMSVITSRALPDVRDGLKPVQRRILYVMYHDLRLMANAKPRKCAKICGDTTGNYHPHGDASVYDALVRLAQDFNLRSPLINGQGNFGSIMGLPAAAARYTEARLTGIAEHLMNELRYHTVEMRPNYDGTRDEPVVLPARFPNLLVNGVHGIAVGMATNIPPHNLGEVIKACTHLIHNEDATVAQLMKYIKGPDFPLGGRIVTDKRSLTAVYKEGRGPIKVRGEWKPETDKRTKGVKRLIVHSVPYGVETGSLLSEIGGIVESRKLPQLVDVADETDEKNGLKIVLEIKPDADPETVMAFLYKHTHLEQNFSVNLTCLVPDESDVMVPQRCDLRELLQYFLDFRFISVRRRFEYQLELLERRIHILEGFAIIFNDLDKALKLIRASSGKQDAAKKLMANFPLDEIQTMAILELQLYRISKLEINTIREELEEKQAEANRIRRILASDKRLWKVVEKELTELAAEFPEKRQTKLGSSDEITEFDPQAYIVRENTNVVVTREGWIKRVGRLKTKGETRELDKTRTREGDSVLDVAAGSTLDHVVFFSSDGVAYTLPIEQVPVSSGYGEPLSKHARMGDGAQLVAAITTDSRFTPEDKATRKKPIPTPHVLIVTEKGQIMRISFSLFRTASTKAGRKYCRLGKDDRVVYAGLVEDAETMFIATKDARVLHCEIEEAALLSNPGKGVKGIKLEKGDQVMGALQLTRPSDCLRVINTAGKKMTFGQMKYGVTSRGGKGVKTSQRSGFAEILYPPIEVVDWDELGED